A single Chlamydia suis DNA region contains:
- a CDS encoding class I SAM-dependent methyltransferase, producing the protein MMDYELLDSGDGKKLERFQDVLLIRPAATAIWPKTQPSLWKQHSAEFIRVGEKGEWKFRNHNLKEWWITIDSVRCLLKLTPFGHVGIFPEHATFWRDLRPSLSKSSCKVLNLFAYTGASSIFCAQQGATVYHVDASKAAVKWAQKNVEGNSFSEKRIFWIIEDVFSFLKKEIRRGKTYDIILLDPPTYGRGPDGETFKIERDFFFLLELCSQLLSSSFSHMLITSHTPGHTPEFLHCLARRALPMLPLQGWRVGESFCGEGDQRLPSGVFAQWNL; encoded by the coding sequence TCCGCCCTGCTGCTACGGCGATTTGGCCAAAGACGCAACCTTCTTTATGGAAACAACATTCTGCAGAGTTTATCCGTGTAGGGGAGAAGGGTGAGTGGAAATTCCGTAATCACAATCTTAAAGAGTGGTGGATAACCATCGATTCAGTGCGATGCTTGTTAAAGCTTACCCCTTTTGGTCATGTGGGAATTTTCCCTGAACATGCTACATTCTGGCGGGATCTACGGCCCTCTTTATCTAAGTCTTCCTGCAAAGTTTTGAATTTATTTGCATATACTGGGGCATCTTCCATTTTTTGTGCACAGCAGGGCGCTACTGTTTATCATGTAGATGCTTCTAAAGCCGCTGTTAAATGGGCTCAAAAAAACGTTGAGGGAAATTCTTTTTCTGAAAAAAGAATTTTTTGGATCATTGAAGATGTTTTTTCCTTTCTAAAGAAAGAAATTCGTAGAGGAAAAACTTATGATATAATTCTTCTAGATCCTCCAACCTATGGGAGAGGACCAGATGGAGAGACCTTTAAAATAGAGAGAGATTTTTTCTTTTTATTAGAGTTGTGTTCACAGCTACTTTCTAGTTCTTTTTCGCATATGCTCATTACTTCTCATACACCGGGGCATACCCCAGAGTTTTTGCACTGTTTAGCTAGAAGGGCGCTTCCTATGCTTCCCTTGCAGGGGTGGCGTGTAGGCGAAAGTTTTTGTGGTGAGGGGGATCAACGGTTGCCTTCAGGAGTCTTTGCGCAATGGAATTTATAG